In the Micromonospora nigra genome, one interval contains:
- a CDS encoding ParA family protein, producing MRVLTTVNLKGGSGKTTTAAYLAHAFADRGRRPIIVDADPQGSAVRWQELGGWPLPAVALPSTTLHRQLAGVVDRNRFDLVVIDTPPLEDRHGIVVSALRVATDVLVTMAPSMMELDRVGPVWKAIEDAAGYRNDDPSVSVLFNRVTARASSTQAHRDILTEQGRRVLATTIPRREVYAQAFGSPIGKDEPHARLAEELLTMWGER from the coding sequence ATGAGAGTGCTCACGACCGTCAACCTCAAGGGCGGGAGCGGCAAGACAACGACAGCCGCCTACCTCGCCCACGCATTCGCCGACCGTGGCCGGCGGCCGATCATCGTGGACGCCGATCCGCAGGGCTCGGCCGTGCGCTGGCAGGAACTCGGGGGCTGGCCGCTGCCGGCGGTCGCCTTGCCGTCCACGACGCTGCATCGCCAGCTCGCCGGCGTGGTCGACCGCAACCGCTTCGACCTGGTGGTCATCGACACGCCTCCGCTGGAGGATCGCCACGGCATCGTGGTGTCCGCGCTGCGCGTCGCTACCGACGTCCTGGTGACGATGGCGCCGTCGATGATGGAGCTGGATCGGGTCGGCCCCGTCTGGAAGGCCATCGAGGACGCGGCCGGCTACCGCAACGATGACCCGTCCGTGTCGGTGCTGTTCAACCGGGTGACAGCCAGGGCCAGCAGCACCCAGGCGCACCGGGACATCCTCACGGAGCAGGGCCGGCGGGTGCTGGCGACCACCATCCCGCGCCGCGAGGTGTACGCACAGGCGTTCGGCTCACCGATCGGCAAGGACGAACCCCACGCCCGGTTAGCGGAGGAACTGCTGACCATGTGGGGCGAGCGGTGA